A region from the Triticum urartu cultivar G1812 chromosome 1, Tu2.1, whole genome shotgun sequence genome encodes:
- the LOC125528829 gene encoding protein CASPARIAN STRIP INTEGRITY FACTOR 1 — protein sequence MHRVSNPEMGMPRRSASLFALAFFALLLSTSLAGRQRPSFIVDQEESLGQQGEAQDEAAMAQPVHSRMLKDVTTSDYGTYDPTPSMQKPHFKLIPN from the exons ATGCATCGCGTGAGTAACCCGGAGATGGGGATGCCCCGGAGATCCGCCTCCCTCTTCGCCCTCGCCTTCTTCGCCCTGCTGCTCTCCACTTCCCTGGCAG GGAGACAGCGGCCGAGCTTCATTGTAGATCAGGAGGAGTCTCTTGGTCAGCAAGGAGAGGCCCAGGACGAAGCAGCTATGGCACAGCCTGTGCACTCCCGGATGCTCAAGGACGTCACCACCAGTGACTACGGCACCTACGACCCAACCCCGTCCATGCAGAAGCCCCACTTCAAGCTCATACCCAACTGA